The following coding sequences lie in one Arachis hypogaea cultivar Tifrunner chromosome 9, arahy.Tifrunner.gnm2.J5K5, whole genome shotgun sequence genomic window:
- the LOC112713005 gene encoding protein SEMI-ROLLED LEAF 2-like, translating into MAHPDRETQIGAHNVFSMVLMPSMVSPWLDQKTKMAMKVQSYSFHIQQDSFSEAEHLNGKLLEGNTVAGVTGDKNAVHPYRGYSFTRALTDGKEDLGSLRLSSHQVSLLLSSIWVQATSVENGPANFEAMAHTFSISLLFTRSKSLIQYLKSRNKSSRWRK; encoded by the exons ATGGCTCATCCGGACCGTGAAACACAAATTGGAGCACATAATGTCTTCTCTATGGTGCTTATGCCATCAATGGTTTCTCCTTGGTTGGACCAGAAAACAAAGATGGCTATGAAGGTACAGAGTTATAGCTTCCACATTCAGCAGGATAGTTTTTCTGAAGCAGAACACTTAAATGGAAAACTACTAGAAGGAAACACGGTTGCAGGAGTTACTGGGGATAAAAATGCTGTTCATCCATATCGTGGTTATAGCTTTACTCGTGCACTAACTGATGGAAAAGAG GATTTAGGTTCTCTTAGATTGAGCAGTCACCAAGTGAGTCTGTTGCTTTCTTCCATCTGGGTTCAGGCAACCTCTGTAGAAAATGGCCCTGCAAATTTTGAGGCAATGGCACACACTTTTAGCATCTCTTTATTGTTTACTCGTTCTAAG AGCCTGATTCAATATCTCAAATCAAGAAACAAGAGCTCACGGTGGAGAAAATGA